From one Streptomyces sp. Q6 genomic stretch:
- a CDS encoding AAA domain-containing protein, translating into MTTDELAPSAAAGRATDAILHDTLHGTARGVVVDSPPGAGKSTLVVRAALELAEAGRPLMVVAQTNAQVDDLVVRLHEKNPQLPVGRLHSSDPDAYDKALDDLPSVRTSTKAADLAPLPVVISTAAKWAHVKNVDPWRHAIVDEAYQMRSDALLAVAGLFERALFVGDPGQLDPFAIVGSEQWAGLSYDPSASAVSTLLAHNPELPQHRLPVSWRLPASAAPLVSDAFYPYTRFRSGTSEGDRELEFRAASDGSGPDRVIDEAARAGWGLLELPAAHTPRTDPEAIRAVALVVRRLLDRDGVSRSERGPRAPLTADRICVGTAHRDQAAAVRAALAELGVRDVTVDTANRLQGREFDVTVVLHPLSGRPDATAFHLETGRLCVLASRHRHACIVVCRAGVADLLDEHPSTEPVQLGVTVKFPDGWEANHAVLARLGRHRVAWTP; encoded by the coding sequence GTGACGACCGACGAGCTCGCCCCCTCCGCCGCGGCGGGACGCGCCACCGACGCGATCCTGCACGACACGCTGCACGGCACCGCGCGCGGTGTCGTCGTCGACTCGCCGCCGGGCGCGGGGAAGTCGACGCTGGTCGTGCGGGCCGCGCTCGAACTGGCGGAGGCGGGGCGGCCGTTGATGGTGGTCGCGCAGACGAACGCCCAGGTCGACGACCTCGTCGTCCGCCTCCACGAGAAGAATCCGCAGCTGCCCGTCGGGCGGCTGCACAGCAGTGATCCGGACGCGTACGACAAGGCGCTCGACGATCTGCCGAGCGTGCGCACCTCGACCAAGGCGGCCGACCTCGCGCCGCTGCCCGTCGTGATCTCGACGGCCGCGAAGTGGGCGCACGTGAAGAACGTGGACCCGTGGCGGCACGCGATCGTCGACGAGGCGTACCAGATGCGCTCGGACGCGCTGCTGGCCGTGGCGGGGCTGTTCGAGCGGGCCCTGTTCGTGGGCGACCCGGGGCAGTTGGACCCGTTCGCGATCGTCGGCTCGGAGCAGTGGGCGGGCCTGTCGTACGACCCGTCGGCGTCGGCGGTCTCCACGCTCCTGGCCCACAATCCGGAGCTGCCGCAGCACCGCCTCCCCGTGTCGTGGCGCCTCCCGGCGTCGGCGGCGCCGCTGGTCTCGGACGCGTTCTACCCGTACACGCGGTTCCGCAGCGGGACGTCGGAGGGCGACCGGGAGCTGGAGTTCCGTGCGGCGTCGGACGGTTCGGGCCCGGACCGGGTGATCGACGAGGCGGCGCGGGCGGGCTGGGGCCTGCTCGAACTGCCCGCGGCGCACACCCCGCGCACGGACCCGGAGGCGATCCGGGCGGTGGCCCTCGTCGTGCGGCGGCTGCTCGACCGGGACGGTGTGAGCCGCTCGGAGCGGGGTCCGCGGGCGCCGCTGACGGCGGACCGGATCTGCGTCGGCACGGCGCACCGCGACCAGGCGGCGGCGGTGCGGGCGGCTCTCGCCGAGCTGGGCGTGCGGGATGTCACGGTCGACACGGCGAACCGTCTTCAGGGCCGGGAGTTCGACGTCACGGTGGTCCTGCACCCGCTGTCGGGGCGGCCCGACGCGACGGCGTTCCACCTGGAGACGGGCCGCCTCTGCGTCCTCGCGTCGCGCCACCGGCACGCGTGCATCGTGGTGTGCCGGGCGGGCGTCGCCGACCTCCTGGACGAGCATCCGTCGACGGAGCCGGTGCAGTTGGGGGTGACGGTGAAGTTCCCGGACGGGTGGGAGGCGAACCACGCGGTGCTCGCGCGGCTCGGGCGGCATCGGGTGGCGTGGACGCCGTAG
- a CDS encoding M6 family metalloprotease domain-containing protein: MEKPRLRAAAAALTALTALAATGLVAGPAAAAPYAGPCALERTAAHHSEGVDTWNASYPRPRRTLNAVMVFLSFPDSPPLTTPEELAADYFPATSRFFERASYGKFTLVPHPQHAWIEMPKDSTSYAIQRDWSAAHRSAYLRDALKVADPRTDFSKYDVVYFVADPDAPGVDSDATKVVNFDRPMRADGADIRRIVTVFEQHPPDRNVLAHETGHVFDLPDLYHRPSDGKGDWDTYVGDWDVMGSQFGLAPDFFGWHKWKLGWLDPRQVACVTRTGSTRLTLEPLNTAPRAAGAPFGTGDGTKLAVVRTGPASAIALEARGGGGNDAATCTQGVLAYRVRSDSSSGGGPIQVLDAHPYTEACYGDSVYPPLADAPVGVGESFTIPGENVRVEVGDRTPSGSWTIKVTTG; the protein is encoded by the coding sequence GTGGAGAAGCCTCGCCTGCGCGCAGCCGCGGCGGCGCTGACCGCTCTCACCGCCCTGGCCGCCACAGGTCTGGTCGCGGGCCCCGCGGCCGCCGCGCCGTACGCGGGCCCCTGCGCGCTGGAGCGCACCGCGGCCCACCACTCGGAGGGCGTGGACACCTGGAACGCGTCCTACCCGCGCCCGCGGCGGACCCTGAACGCGGTGATGGTCTTCCTCTCGTTCCCGGACTCGCCGCCGCTGACGACGCCGGAGGAACTCGCCGCCGACTACTTCCCGGCCACCAGCCGCTTCTTCGAGCGGGCGTCGTACGGCAAGTTCACGCTGGTGCCGCACCCGCAGCACGCGTGGATCGAGATGCCGAAGGACTCGACCTCGTACGCGATACAGCGTGACTGGAGCGCGGCGCACCGCAGCGCGTATCTGCGCGACGCGCTGAAGGTGGCCGATCCGCGCACGGACTTCAGCAAGTACGACGTCGTCTACTTCGTCGCCGACCCGGACGCGCCGGGCGTCGACTCGGACGCGACGAAGGTCGTGAACTTCGACCGTCCGATGCGGGCGGACGGCGCTGACATCCGGCGGATCGTCACGGTCTTCGAGCAGCACCCGCCGGACCGCAACGTCCTCGCGCACGAGACGGGCCACGTCTTCGACCTGCCCGACCTCTACCACCGGCCGTCGGACGGCAAGGGGGACTGGGACACGTACGTCGGGGACTGGGACGTCATGGGCAGCCAGTTCGGGCTCGCGCCGGACTTCTTCGGCTGGCACAAGTGGAAGCTGGGGTGGCTCGATCCCCGGCAGGTGGCGTGCGTGACGCGCACCGGGTCGACGCGGCTGACCCTGGAGCCGCTGAACACGGCGCCGCGCGCAGCCGGCGCGCCGTTCGGCACGGGGGACGGCACCAAGCTCGCCGTCGTCCGCACCGGCCCGGCGAGCGCGATCGCGCTGGAGGCGCGCGGCGGGGGCGGCAACGACGCGGCGACCTGCACCCAGGGCGTCCTCGCCTACCGCGTCCGCAGCGACTCCTCGTCCGGCGGCGGCCCCATCCAGGTCCTGGACGCCCACCCCTACACCGAGGCCTGCTACGGCGACTCGGTCTACCCCCCGCTGGCCGACGCCCCGGTCGGCGTCGGCGAGAGCTTCACGATCCCCGGCGAGAACGTCCGCGTGGAGGTGGGCGACCGCACCCCGTCAGGCTCCTGGACGATCAAGGTGACGACGGGCTGA
- a CDS encoding putative bifunctional diguanylate cyclase/phosphodiesterase, with amino-acid sequence MSAQPDGPTTAAEASPPGPRLESLTERGRSRPPLTAAAVRSTFLAAPLPLLVVDRGGAVVDANTAARVLLRGDSAEPLTGLLAAELLDLSSDPRTWHSYSEVLRGRQARLSRTRRLKDAAGHSVWTRVTVSPVPDADIVLISLSDISAHRELQSRLRRSQMYDPVSRLPNRALFLERLSAALEAGTCEGTGATGRIGLCYLDLDGFKAVNDALGHHVGDRLLTAVAERLTRCADRARHATGAPLVARLGGDEFALLVEESTDTEQVTELAGSVLEALQEPFDLNGQRLSVSASIGVVERDAAGTTTTGLMQAADTTLYWAKADGRARWTLFDPERNAHRMTRQALASSLRPAVERGEFVLEYQPLVQLEDGGLRGVEALVRWQHPRFGLLPPNRFVGLAEEDGSIVQLGRWVLRTACRQAREWQLAHPGVPPVFVSVNVAVRQVWDSDLVADVARILAETRLAPELLQLELTESAVMGSAGGPLQALQALSEMGVRIAIDDFGTGYSNLAYLSRLPVSVLKLDGSFVRGFQDAGEAGVAPADPADAVIVEALVALAHRLGLTVTAECVETVEQAERLRAIGCDTGQGWLYSRPVAPERIASLLAGG; translated from the coding sequence GTGAGCGCACAGCCCGATGGGCCCACGACCGCGGCGGAGGCGTCCCCGCCCGGCCCGCGCCTGGAATCCCTCACGGAGCGTGGCCGCTCCAGGCCGCCACTGACCGCGGCCGCCGTGCGTTCCACGTTCCTCGCCGCGCCGCTGCCCCTGCTCGTCGTCGACCGCGGCGGGGCGGTCGTGGACGCCAACACGGCGGCGCGCGTCCTGCTGCGCGGCGACAGCGCCGAGCCGCTGACCGGGCTGCTCGCCGCCGAGCTGCTCGACCTCTCCTCCGACCCGCGCACCTGGCACTCCTACAGCGAGGTGCTGCGCGGCCGACAGGCCCGGCTCAGCCGCACCCGGCGCCTCAAGGACGCGGCGGGCCACTCGGTGTGGACGCGGGTCACGGTCTCCCCCGTGCCGGACGCGGACATCGTCCTGATCTCGCTCAGCGACATCAGCGCGCACCGCGAGCTCCAGTCCCGGCTGCGCCGCTCGCAGATGTACGACCCGGTGTCGCGGCTGCCCAACCGCGCCCTCTTCCTGGAGCGCCTGAGCGCGGCGCTCGAAGCGGGTACGTGCGAGGGCACGGGCGCGACCGGGCGGATCGGTCTGTGCTACCTCGACCTCGACGGGTTCAAGGCGGTCAACGACGCCCTGGGTCACCATGTCGGCGACCGGCTGCTGACCGCCGTCGCCGAGCGGCTCACGCGCTGCGCCGACCGGGCCCGGCACGCCACCGGCGCCCCCCTGGTGGCCCGGCTCGGCGGTGACGAGTTCGCGCTGCTGGTGGAGGAGTCGACGGACACCGAGCAGGTGACGGAGCTGGCGGGGTCGGTCTTGGAGGCGCTCCAGGAGCCGTTCGACCTGAACGGGCAGCGGCTGTCGGTCTCGGCCTCGATCGGCGTCGTCGAGCGGGACGCGGCGGGCACCACCACGACGGGCCTGATGCAGGCCGCCGACACCACGCTGTACTGGGCCAAGGCCGACGGCCGGGCCCGCTGGACCCTCTTCGACCCGGAGCGCAACGCCCATCGCATGACGCGGCAGGCCCTCGCGTCGAGCCTGCGGCCCGCCGTCGAGCGCGGCGAATTCGTACTGGAGTACCAGCCGTTGGTGCAGTTGGAGGACGGCGGGCTGCGCGGCGTCGAGGCGCTGGTGCGCTGGCAGCACCCGCGGTTCGGGCTGCTGCCGCCGAATCGGTTCGTCGGGCTCGCCGAAGAGGACGGCTCCATCGTGCAGTTGGGGCGCTGGGTGCTGCGCACGGCCTGCCGACAGGCGCGGGAGTGGCAGCTCGCGCACCCCGGGGTGCCGCCGGTGTTCGTGAGCGTCAACGTGGCGGTGCGTCAGGTGTGGGACTCGGACCTGGTGGCCGACGTCGCGCGCATTCTGGCGGAGACCCGGCTCGCGCCCGAACTGCTCCAGTTGGAGCTCACCGAGTCGGCCGTGATGGGGTCGGCGGGCGGGCCGTTGCAGGCGTTGCAGGCGCTCAGCGAGATGGGCGTACGGATCGCCATCGACGACTTCGGCACCGGGTACTCGAACCTCGCCTATCTGAGCCGGCTCCCGGTGTCAGTACTGAAGCTGGACGGCTCGTTCGTGCGCGGGTTCCAGGACGCCGGGGAGGCCGGGGTCGCGCCCGCGGATCCGGCGGACGCGGTGATCGTGGAGGCGCTGGTGGCGCTCGCGCACCGGCTCGGGCTCACGGTGACGGCGGAGTGCGTGGAGACCGTGGAGCAGGCGGAGCGGTTGCGGGCGATCGGCTGCGACACCGGGCAGGGGTGGCTGTACTCACGGCCGGTCGCGCCCGAGCGGATCGCGTCGCTGCTGGCGGGCGGATAG
- a CDS encoding LLM class flavin-dependent oxidoreductase: MPANHEESQDEIRGVVHGSAPTPLSVLDLVTVGAGRTATQALRTSVDIARLAERRGYHRYWVAEHHSMPGVASSSPAVILAHLAAHTDRIRLGSGGVMLPNHAPLVIAEQFGTLEAMAPHRVDLGLGRAPGTDGATAAALRRSDRLNEGADDFPQQLAELTRFLDDDFPDGHHYARIHAVPGPVQATSPGGVQDPHRPQIWLLGSSGFSARLAGVLGLPFAFAHHFSAQNTIPALDLYRESFQPSEVLDKPYALIGVSALATDDDGTEARRQVLAAALNMVRLRTGRPGLVPTPEEAEAYQFNEMERDFIQSWNANVIHGAVDEVRAGLDDLAKRTGADELMLTANAHSGDIRLRSYELIADAYGLPTE; the protein is encoded by the coding sequence GTGCCGGCCAACCACGAAGAGAGCCAAGACGAGATCCGCGGCGTCGTCCACGGATCTGCCCCCACCCCTCTCTCCGTCCTGGACCTGGTCACGGTCGGAGCGGGCCGCACCGCCACCCAGGCCCTGCGCACCAGCGTCGACATCGCCCGCCTCGCCGAACGCCGCGGCTACCACCGCTACTGGGTCGCCGAGCACCACTCGATGCCCGGCGTCGCCTCCAGCAGCCCCGCCGTGATCCTGGCCCACCTCGCCGCGCACACGGACCGCATCCGCCTCGGCTCCGGCGGCGTCATGCTCCCGAACCACGCCCCGCTGGTCATCGCGGAGCAGTTCGGCACCCTCGAAGCCATGGCCCCGCACCGCGTCGACCTCGGCCTCGGCCGGGCCCCCGGCACCGACGGCGCCACCGCCGCCGCCCTGCGCCGCAGCGACCGCCTCAACGAAGGCGCCGACGACTTCCCCCAGCAGCTCGCCGAGCTGACCCGCTTCCTCGACGACGACTTCCCCGACGGCCACCACTACGCGCGGATCCACGCGGTCCCCGGCCCCGTCCAGGCCACGTCCCCGGGCGGCGTCCAGGATCCGCACCGCCCGCAGATCTGGCTGCTCGGCTCCTCCGGCTTCAGCGCCCGCCTGGCCGGCGTCCTCGGCCTCCCGTTCGCCTTCGCGCACCACTTCTCCGCGCAGAACACGATCCCGGCCCTCGACCTGTACCGCGAGTCGTTCCAGCCCTCCGAGGTCCTCGACAAGCCGTACGCCCTCATCGGCGTCTCCGCGCTCGCGACGGACGACGACGGCACCGAGGCCCGCCGCCAGGTGCTGGCCGCCGCCCTCAACATGGTCCGGCTGCGCACCGGCCGCCCCGGCCTCGTCCCGACCCCGGAAGAGGCCGAGGCGTACCAGTTCAACGAGATGGAGCGGGACTTCATCCAGTCCTGGAACGCGAACGTCATCCACGGCGCCGTCGACGAGGTCCGCGCCGGCCTCGACGACCTCGCCAAGCGCACCGGCGCCGACGAGCTGATGCTCACGGCCAACGCCCACAGCGGCGACATCCGGCTGCGCAGCTACGAACTCATCGCGGACGCCTACGGGTTGCCCACCGAGTGA
- a CDS encoding decarboxylase, with the protein MTALGFLYPGHSAEDDYPRIEMLIDSDVRLPVVHTDIGEDAHRVDALLRMGAPERLAAGVEELRLSGAEAVVWACTSGSFVFGWDGAHDQVRGLARAAGLPASSTSFAFAHAIRELGVRRVAVAATYPADVADHFATFLKAAGAEVLSVRGSGIITAAEVGTWGWDEVLAMARAGDHPDAEAVLLPDTALHTAAHVQGLEEALGKPVLTANQVTVWEALRLVDRRVNVPALGALFTKQPLIQV; encoded by the coding sequence ATGACCGCGCTCGGATTTCTCTACCCCGGACACTCGGCCGAGGACGACTACCCGCGCATCGAGATGCTGATCGACAGCGACGTACGCCTGCCCGTCGTCCACACGGACATCGGTGAGGACGCGCACCGGGTCGACGCGCTGCTGCGCATGGGCGCGCCCGAGCGCCTCGCGGCGGGTGTCGAGGAACTGCGCCTGTCGGGCGCGGAGGCGGTGGTCTGGGCGTGCACGTCCGGCAGCTTCGTCTTCGGCTGGGACGGCGCGCACGACCAGGTCCGCGGCCTCGCACGAGCCGCCGGGCTCCCCGCCTCCAGTACGTCCTTCGCCTTCGCGCACGCGATCCGGGAGCTCGGGGTGCGGCGCGTCGCCGTCGCCGCGACGTACCCGGCGGACGTCGCCGACCACTTCGCCACGTTCCTGAAGGCCGCCGGGGCCGAGGTCCTCTCCGTGCGCGGCAGCGGGATCATCACGGCCGCGGAGGTCGGCACATGGGGGTGGGACGAGGTCCTGGCGATGGCCAGGGCGGGTGATCACCCCGACGCGGAGGCGGTGCTCCTGCCGGACACGGCGCTGCACACCGCGGCGCACGTCCAGGGCCTGGAGGAGGCCCTCGGCAAACCGGTCCTCACCGCCAACCAGGTCACGGTCTGGGAGGCCCTGCGCCTGGTCGACCGCCGCGTGAACGTGCCCGCGCTGGGCGCCCTGTTCACGAAGCAGCCGCTGATCCAGGTCTGA